A genomic window from Methanobrevibacter sp. TLL-48-HuF1 includes:
- a CDS encoding glycosyltransferase, whose protein sequence is MNLSKSIKNSPLAYIAMKSKASPKKISMYKKIYSRIKNLELIDKDKYVAVHDDCKVQNMDVNLHYLYYGVKDDLATQQSYITDVFNLEFYKSKYEVENPIFDYVLDGFFKNNQINVFDNNYVNTLETPIFTQYYNGQNTKLHLEVKDNCYITDKRTLIPYIQLEKPIDSDKIRIGVFTNDPFENLAPCPYIRLHGPFNKLSKSDKYTFFMYGMDSYVMMDIDNILRSKLFDIVVVQRILPFLDLLLARCKKYGIKVVYETDDDLLGVEKNSPSFEYVDRVRSQITNFIDNADAITVTTPNLASKFDSNKTTIIHNYYVNTVFNVKKDIKRDGKLKLGYYGTLTHSKDLFLIKDVILKLKENYDFDFEVIGGFNAEDDVCEDWYDAVELPLNNMCFEVFMPWLSKVANWDVALVPLENSKFNLGKSELKYIELAVLGIPGVYSDMPVYNTVVKNGVNGLLATDTKDWVLKIEELLSDISLRENIRKNALNDVLENYSLDEVVNKWDDLFSKLI, encoded by the coding sequence ATGAATTTGTCTAAATCCATTAAAAACAGTCCTTTAGCTTACATAGCTATGAAATCAAAAGCCAGCCCTAAAAAGATTTCAATGTATAAAAAAATTTATTCAAGGATTAAAAACCTGGAATTAATTGATAAAGACAAATATGTAGCTGTTCATGACGATTGCAAGGTTCAGAATATGGATGTTAATTTGCATTATCTGTATTATGGAGTTAAAGATGATTTGGCTACTCAGCAGTCATATATAACTGATGTATTTAATCTGGAATTTTATAAAAGCAAATATGAGGTTGAAAATCCTATTTTTGATTATGTTCTGGATGGTTTTTTTAAAAACAATCAGATTAATGTTTTTGACAATAATTATGTTAATACACTTGAAACTCCTATCTTCACTCAGTATTATAACGGTCAAAACACTAAACTCCATTTGGAAGTTAAAGATAATTGCTATATAACTGATAAACGTACTTTAATTCCATATATTCAGCTTGAAAAACCTATTGATTCAGATAAAATTAGAATTGGTGTTTTCACAAATGATCCTTTTGAAAATTTAGCTCCATGTCCATATATAAGACTTCATGGTCCATTTAATAAGCTAAGCAAATCTGATAAATACACATTTTTCATGTATGGTATGGATAGCTATGTTATGATGGATATAGACAATATTTTAAGGTCTAAACTATTTGACATTGTTGTTGTACAAAGAATTTTACCGTTTCTGGATTTATTATTGGCCAGATGCAAAAAATATGGCATTAAAGTTGTTTATGAAACTGACGATGATTTGTTGGGAGTTGAAAAAAACAGCCCTTCTTTTGAGTATGTTGACCGGGTCAGAAGTCAGATAACTAATTTCATTGATAATGCAGATGCAATAACTGTTACTACTCCTAATTTGGCTTCTAAATTTGATTCAAATAAAACTACGATAATACATAATTATTATGTAAATACAGTTTTCAATGTTAAAAAAGATATTAAAAGAGACGGTAAATTAAAATTGGGGTATTATGGAACACTAACTCATTCTAAAGATTTATTTTTAATTAAAGATGTTATTCTAAAGCTTAAAGAAAACTATGACTTTGATTTTGAAGTAATTGGAGGTTTTAATGCAGAAGATGATGTATGTGAAGACTGGTATGATGCTGTTGAGCTTCCTTTAAATAATATGTGTTTTGAGGTATTTATGCCATGGCTTTCAAAAGTAGCTAATTGGGATGTTGCACTGGTTCCTTTAGAGAATTCAAAATTCAATCTGGGGAAAAGCGAATTAAAATACATTGAATTGGCAGTATTGGGAATTCCAGGAGTTTATAGTGATATGCCGGTTTATAATACTGTTGTTAAAAATGGCGTTAACGGTTTGTTGGCTACTGATACAAAAGACTGGGTTTTAAAAATTGAAGAATTGCTTTCGGATATATCATTAAGGGAGAATATTCGTAAAAATGCATTAAATGATGTTTTGGAAAATTATTCTTTAGATGAAGTTGTAAATAAATGGGATGATTTATTTTCAAAATTAATTTAG
- a CDS encoding glycosyltransferase family 2 protein, with translation MSYKVTVIIPTYNSVEFLDSTIASIMNQSIGFENIELIIVDDYSTDNTQELINSYCEKYENIKTFESGKKTGTPGRARNIGIANSTAEYIMFIDHDDNYLPESVEKLYDAVTKNSCDVAIGKFQTFGEQKIVPEDWITQDVVLNSIDEDLRFFSINNIWRMIFPKEFLNENNITFPEGVFAEDLTFMIDAFVNASKIVFINDIVYNFRLRTGDNSSTSLSKGMHYLDGLIEGYNNTVDVLKKNNACKYYDTIFNQHLSCWISDVALSETIDFEDKKELVSKSLKLFDEMDDINPTPENNAIKSIITQIRARNLDEAYSLMGDYQLFRNRIHQLEVELAHKTQQVANLQTTKGWFKYKTKNIKQRLKKKI, from the coding sequence ATGTCTTATAAAGTCACTGTAATTATTCCAACATACAATAGCGTGGAATTTTTGGATTCAACAATAGCTTCAATTATGAACCAAAGCATCGGATTTGAAAATATAGAACTGATTATTGTTGATGATTACTCTACTGACAACACTCAGGAGTTAATAAACAGCTATTGTGAAAAATATGAAAATATAAAAACCTTTGAATCAGGTAAAAAAACAGGAACTCCAGGAAGAGCCAGAAACATAGGAATAGCTAATTCCACAGCAGAATATATAATGTTTATTGATCATGACGACAATTACCTGCCTGAAAGTGTTGAAAAATTATACGATGCAGTTACTAAAAATTCATGTGATGTAGCTATCGGTAAATTCCAAACATTTGGAGAACAAAAAATAGTCCCTGAAGACTGGATTACACAGGATGTTGTTTTAAATTCAATTGATGAAGATTTACGCTTTTTTTCAATAAATAATATCTGGAGAATGATATTTCCAAAAGAATTCCTTAATGAAAATAACATAACTTTCCCAGAGGGAGTTTTTGCTGAAGATTTAACTTTTATGATTGATGCTTTCGTAAATGCCTCAAAAATAGTCTTTATAAATGATATTGTTTATAATTTCAGATTAAGAACCGGTGACAACAGCTCAACAAGTTTATCTAAAGGAATGCATTATTTGGATGGATTAATTGAAGGATATAATAATACAGTAGATGTACTTAAGAAAAACAATGCATGCAAATATTACGACACTATTTTTAATCAGCATTTAAGCTGCTGGATTAGTGATGTGGCTTTAAGTGAAACAATTGACTTTGAAGATAAGAAGGAGCTGGTAAGTAAGTCCCTTAAATTATTTGACGAAATGGATGACATTAATCCGACTCCTGAAAATAATGCAATTAAAAGTATAATAACTCAGATAAGAGCCAGAAATCTGGATGAAGCCTACAGTCTCATGGGTGATTATCAGCTATTTAGAAATAGAATCCACCAGCTGGAAGTTGAATTGGCTCATAAAACCCAGCAGGTAGCTAATCTGCAAACTACAAAAGGCTGGTTTAAGTATAAAACTAAAAATATAAAACAGAGATTGAAAAAAAAGATTTGA
- a CDS encoding DeoR family transcriptional regulator yields the protein MKVIYKKYDLNDRQYKLLEILSQNNENIINKEYRELFGVSRFTAARDLRRLVELNLIQKYEISGKEVIYSIK from the coding sequence ATAAAAGTTATATACAAAAAATATGATTTAAATGATAGACAATATAAACTTTTAGAAATACTTTCTCAAAATAATGAAAATATTATAAATAAAGAATATAGGGAATTATTTGGAGTATCAAGATTCACAGCAGCAAGAGATTTAAGAAGATTGGTTGAATTAAATTTGATTCAAAAATATGAGATTAGTGGCAAAGAAGTTATTTATTCAATTAAATAA